A genomic region of Trifolium pratense cultivar HEN17-A07 linkage group LG3, ARS_RC_1.1, whole genome shotgun sequence contains the following coding sequences:
- the LOC123918381 gene encoding probable polyamine transporter At1g31830, which yields MAVTELPTTTRTTNHIKKISILPLIFIIFYEVSGGPFGSEDAVQAAGPLLTLLGFIIFPFIWSIPEALITAEMGTMFPENSGYVIWVSTALGPYWGFQQGWMKWISGVIDNALYPVLFLDYLKSTFPSLENGLPRVLASWGLTIVLTLLNYRGLTIVGFVAVFLGIFSLIPFVVMGFISIPKLEPSRWVEVDLKDIDWSLYLNTLFWNLNYWDSISTLVGEVENPKKTLPKGLFFALVLIVSAYLFPLLIGIGAVPVDRAVWSDGYYSDIAKIIGGGWLRWWLNAAAALANMGLFVAEMSADSFQLLGMAERGMLPALFTKRSRYGTPIFGILFSATGVVLLSWLSFDEIVAAENFLYCFGMILEFIAFILLKIKKPNALRPYKVPGGKIGAIILCIPPTILIGFVLYFSSLKVMVISLIVMVIGLVMQPCLKFVEKKKWIKFSVSPDLPDLDNWESTQTLVPHHLDNGEGTQTLVPDHLVNGEGSQTLVPNHLDNEGTQTSVQ from the coding sequence ATGGCGGTGACTGAATTACCAACcacaacaagaacaacaaatcatataaaaaaaatttcaatcctACCTCtaatcttcatcatcttctatGAAGTTTCAGGTGGACCATTTGGTTCAGAAGATGCAGTACAAGCAGCTGGTCCACTCTTAACACTTCTTGGTTTCATAATTTTCCCATTTATTTGGAGTATCCCTGAAGCTTTAATCACTGCTGAAATGGGCACAATGTTTCCTGAAAATAGTGGTTATGTTATTTGGGTTTCAACAGCTTTAGGACCTTATTGGGGTTTTCAACAAGGTTGGATGAAATGGATTAGTGGTGTTATTGATAATGCTTTATATCCTGTTTTATTTCTTGATTATCTTAAATCAACTTTTCCTTCTTTAGAAAATGGTTTACCTAGAGTTTTAGCTTCTTGGGGTCTTACTATAGTGTTAACTTTGTTGAATTATAGAGGTTTAACAATTGTTGGATTTGTTGCTGTTTTCTTAGGAATTTTTTCATTAATCCCTTTTGTTGTTATGGGATTTATTTCAATTCCTAAGTTGGAACCTTCAAGATGGGTTGAAGTTGATTTAAAAGATATTGATTGGAGTTTATATTTGAATACTCTTTTTTGGAATCTTAATTATTGGGATTCTATTAGTACTTTAGTTGGAGAAGTTGAAAATCCGAAGAAAACGCTACCGAAAGGTTTGTTTTTTGCTTTGGTTTTAATTGTTTCGGCGTATTTGTTTCCTCTTTTGATTGGTATTGGCGCGGTCCCAGTGGACCGCGCGGTTTGGAGTGACGGATATTATTCCGATATTGCTAAGATCATTGGTGGTGGTTGGTTGAGATGGTGGCTTAATGCTGCGGCCGCGTTAGCAAATATGGGCTTGTTTGTTGCTGAAATGAGCGCAGACTCATTTCAGCTTTTAGGTATGGCCGAAAGGGGAATGTTGCCGGCACTCTTTACTAAAAGGTCGCGATACGGTACACCCATTTTTGGGATACTTTTTTCGGCCACAGGTGTGGTTTTACTTTCATGGCTTAGTTTTGATGAAATTGTGGCTGCAGAGAATTTCTTATATTGTTTTGGAATGATTCTTGAGTTTATTGCATTCATTTTATTGAAGATTAAAAAACCAAATGCATTAAGGCCTTATAAGGTACCTGGGGGAAAAATTGGAgctattattttgtgtattccTCCAACAatattgattggttttgttttatatttctCTTCTCTAAAAGTGATGGTTATAAGTCTCATTGTTATGGTGATTGGTCTTGTGATGCAACCTTGTCTCAAATTTGTGGAGAAAAAGAAATGGATCAAGTTTTCTGTTAGTCCTGACCTACCTGATTTGGACAATTGGGAGAGTACTCAAACTTTGGTGCCTCATCATTTGGACAATGGGGAGGGTACTCAAACTTTGGTACCTGATCATTTGGTCAATGGGGAGGGTTCTCAAACTTTGGTGCCTAATCATTTGGACAATGAGGGTACTCAAACTTCGGTGCAATAA
- the LOC123915285 gene encoding egg cell-secreted protein 1.2-like produces the protein MSFSHKILVFVAFLIISLVSSTSIVESRKISNPSNSMSLEARLKVNGESPNCWESLFKLQACSGEIITFFLNGETYLGNDCCKAIKIIGHDCWPNVVSSLGFTNEESYILEGYCDEVDDNIHSPPPPTPSTPLVSFVDPKKIAP, from the coding sequence ATGTCTTTCTCTcacaaaattttagtttttgttgcTTTTTTGATCATTTCATTGGTGTCATCAACATCAATAGTGGAGTCTAGGAAAATCTCTAATCCTTCAAACTCGATGAGTCTTGAAGCAAGATTGAAGGTGAATGGTGAGTCTCCAAATTGTTGGGAATCACTTTTCAAACTCCAAGCATGTAGTGGTgaaattataacattttttctCAATGGTGAAACTTATTTAGGCAATGATTGTTGCAAAGCAATTAAGATTATTGGACATGATTGTTGGCCTAATGTTGTTTCATCTCTTGGATTTACCAATGAAGAGAGTTATATATTGGAAGGTTATTGTGATGAAGTTGATGATAATATTCATTCACCTCCACCACCTACACCATCTACACCACTAGTATCATTTGTTGATCCTAAGAAGATTGCTCCATAA
- the LOC123918321 gene encoding uncharacterized protein LOC123918321 isoform X1, with product MNSFNQNHQSSSFRYNSFSGFLDIYIHHAKNIHNICIYDNQDVYAKFSLTYNPDETLSTRIINKGGKNPIFNQNLRLKIIQLDAVLKCEIWMFSRSRNHLEDQLLGFTLVPISQVFGKGKVTEDYSLSSTDLFHSPAGTVQLTLSLDTCFQIDPSLSSIPQSSTNSSISSEVVLLDPIEYSRIEFPDINVVNENHKMVYEYFNSESYGSVSRPNLVGSLPFLHLGGSSSPQDVVDCEMIMNSSGENHESIISPNESIQNSRFPSSTSTSLSDDRNSNDSVKKKTNLRHDSSSSFNALVSIEHNIQNSCVGPDTPTSMFSSKEKVTDNGRNIEAAKFGQVFSVPPRNIDMEAEQSSMQQQIVDMYMRSMQQFTESLAKMKLPMDLDHNHDNQNQDVIQNPNSKLENDKKKNDGSRVFYGSRAFF from the exons ATGAATTCATTCAATCAGAATCATCAGAGTAGCAGCTTCAGGTATAATTC attCTCAGGTTTTcttgatatatatattcatcATGCTAAGAATATTCATAACATATGCATATATGATAATCAAGATGTGTATGCAAAATTCTCTCTTACTTATAATCCTGATGAAACCCTCTCCACAAGAATCATCAATAAAGGTggaaaaaatccaatttttaatcaaaatttgagGTTAAAGATTATTCAATTAGATGCAGTTTTAAAATGTGAGATTTGGATGTTTAGTAGGTCAAGAAATCACTTAGAAGATCAACTTTTAGGGTTTACTTTGGTACCAATTTCACAAGTTTTTGGTAAAGGAAAAGTAACTGAAGATTATAGTCTTTCTTCAACTGATCTATTTCATTCCCCTGCTGGAACTGTTCAATTAACACTTTCGTTAGATACATGTTTTCAAATCGATCCGAGTTTGAGTTCGATACCACAATCGAGTACTAATTCATCGATTTCTTCTGAAGTTGTTTTGCTTGATCCAATTGAGTATTCTAGAATTGAATTTCCTGATATCAATGTGGTGAATGAGAATCATAAAATGGTTTATGAGTATTTCAATTCGGAATCTTATGGTTCGGTTTCGAGGCCTAATTTAGTAGGATCATTGCCATTTCTACACCTTGGTGGTTCTTCTTCTCCTCAAGATGTTGTTGATTGTGAAATGATTATGAATTCGTCGGGCGAGAATCATGAATCCATTATTTCTCCAAATGAGAGCATTCAGAATTCTAGGTTTCCTAGCTCTACTAGTACAAGCTTAAGCGATGATCGAAACTCGAATGATTCTGTTAAGAAAAAGACTAATTTGAGGCATGACTCGTCGAGTTCTTTCAATGCGTTAGTCTCGATTGAACATAATATTCAAAATTCTTGTGTTGGTCCTGATACTCCAACTTCAATGTTTTCGAGCAAGGAAAAGGTAACGGATAACGGTAGGAATATAGAAGCTGCAAAATTTGGACAAGTTTTTTCAGTTCCGCCTAGGAACATCGATATGGAGGCCGAACAATCTTCTATGCAGCAGCAAATAGTTGACATGTATATGAGAAGTATGCAACAATTCACTGAGTCTTTGGCGAAAATGAAACTACCAATGGACCTTGATCACAACCATGATAATCAAAATCAAGATGTTATTCAAAATCCTAACAGCAAATTAGAGAATGATAAGAAGAAAAACGACGGATCACGCGTGTTTTACGGTAGTCGAGCATTCTTCTAA
- the LOC123918321 gene encoding uncharacterized protein LOC123918321 isoform X2, whose amino-acid sequence MNSFNQNHQSSSFRYNSNSNKMNNYNDHDDDVEFSGFLDIYIHHAKNIHNICIYDNQDVYAKFSLTYNPDETLSTRIINKGGKNPIFNQNLRLKIIQLDAVLKCEIWMFSRSRNHLEDQLLGFTLVPISQVFGKGKVTEDYSLSSTDLFHSPAGTVQLTLSLDTCFQIDPSLSSIPQSSTNSSISSEVVLLDPIEYSRIEFPDINVVNENHKMVYEYFNSESYGSVSRPNLVGSLPFLHLGGSSSPQDVVDCEMIMNSSGENHESIISPNESIQNSRFPSSTSTSLSDDRNSNDSVKKKTNLRHDSSSSFNALVSIEHNIQNSCVGPDTPTSMFSSKEKVTDNGRNIEAAKFGQVFSVPPRNIDMEAEQSSMQQQIVDMYMRSMQQFTESLAKMKLPMDLDHNHDNQNQDVIQNPNSKLENDKKKNDGSRVFYGSRAFF is encoded by the coding sequence ATGAATTCATTCAATCAGAATCATCAGAGTAGCAGCTTCAGGTATAATTCAAACTCTAACAAGATGAACAATTATAatgatcatgatgatgatgttgaattCTCAGGTTTTcttgatatatatattcatcATGCTAAGAATATTCATAACATATGCATATATGATAATCAAGATGTGTATGCAAAATTCTCTCTTACTTATAATCCTGATGAAACCCTCTCCACAAGAATCATCAATAAAGGTggaaaaaatccaatttttaatcaaaatttgagGTTAAAGATTATTCAATTAGATGCAGTTTTAAAATGTGAGATTTGGATGTTTAGTAGGTCAAGAAATCACTTAGAAGATCAACTTTTAGGGTTTACTTTGGTACCAATTTCACAAGTTTTTGGTAAAGGAAAAGTAACTGAAGATTATAGTCTTTCTTCAACTGATCTATTTCATTCCCCTGCTGGAACTGTTCAATTAACACTTTCGTTAGATACATGTTTTCAAATCGATCCGAGTTTGAGTTCGATACCACAATCGAGTACTAATTCATCGATTTCTTCTGAAGTTGTTTTGCTTGATCCAATTGAGTATTCTAGAATTGAATTTCCTGATATCAATGTGGTGAATGAGAATCATAAAATGGTTTATGAGTATTTCAATTCGGAATCTTATGGTTCGGTTTCGAGGCCTAATTTAGTAGGATCATTGCCATTTCTACACCTTGGTGGTTCTTCTTCTCCTCAAGATGTTGTTGATTGTGAAATGATTATGAATTCGTCGGGCGAGAATCATGAATCCATTATTTCTCCAAATGAGAGCATTCAGAATTCTAGGTTTCCTAGCTCTACTAGTACAAGCTTAAGCGATGATCGAAACTCGAATGATTCTGTTAAGAAAAAGACTAATTTGAGGCATGACTCGTCGAGTTCTTTCAATGCGTTAGTCTCGATTGAACATAATATTCAAAATTCTTGTGTTGGTCCTGATACTCCAACTTCAATGTTTTCGAGCAAGGAAAAGGTAACGGATAACGGTAGGAATATAGAAGCTGCAAAATTTGGACAAGTTTTTTCAGTTCCGCCTAGGAACATCGATATGGAGGCCGAACAATCTTCTATGCAGCAGCAAATAGTTGACATGTATATGAGAAGTATGCAACAATTCACTGAGTCTTTGGCGAAAATGAAACTACCAATGGACCTTGATCACAACCATGATAATCAAAATCAAGATGTTATTCAAAATCCTAACAGCAAATTAGAGAATGATAAGAAGAAAAACGACGGATCACGCGTGTTTTACGGTAGTCGAGCATTCTTCTAA
- the LOC123916921 gene encoding uncharacterized protein LOC123916921: MSSSLVEIQHDLHDLSIKDLSENGCEEQENHSLGFGNHGATCAICLDNIALQETALVKGCEHAYCVTCILRWATYSQKVTCPQCKLPFEFLTVHRTLDGSIQDYMVEESVCLLLRAKWFTPLTVVEERVIDEDIYFEEIEEDYYFQYEEADDDLDDEVYYGGSASVRIGNRRWGDNGYVRAGRQEARPVHRPSFQDSGASSSREPKKKEQEESKRMTGRRAKRALKREAADKAAEAKHQQHLARFGRK; this comes from the exons ATGTCTTCTTCACTCGTCGAGATCCAACACGATCTTCACGATCTTTCTATCAAAGATCTG AGTGAAAATGGGTGTGAAGAACAAGAGAATCACTCTTTGGGATTTGGAAATCATGGGGCAACATGTGCCATATGTTTAGATAATATAGCACTGCAAGAAACTGCTCTTGTAAAAGGTTGCGAGCATGCTTATTG tgtAACGTGCATCCTTCGCTGGGCCACATACAGTCAGAAAGTTACATGCCCTCAGTGCAAACTTCCATTTGAGTTCCTTACTGTCCATCGCACACTTGATGGAAG CATTCAGGATTACATGGTGGAAGAAAGCGTTTGCCTGCTACTTCGGGCTAAGTGGTTCACGCCTTTAACTGTTGTTGAAGAGCGTGTGATTGACGAAGATATCTATTTTGAGGAAATAGAAGAAGATTACTATTTTCAATATGAAGAAGCCGATGATGATCTAGATGACGAAGTTTACTATGGTGGTTCAGCAAGTGTCCGGATTGGCAACCGTAGATGGGGAGACAACGGTTATGTAAGGGCTGGGCGTCAAGAAGCTCGGCCGGTCCATCGACCAAGCTTCCAGGATTCAGGAGCAAGCTCATCACGCGAGCCAAAGAAAAAAGAGCAAGAGGAGTCAAAACGTATGACAGGGAGACGGGCGAAGAGGGCACTGAAAAGGGAAGCTGCTGATAAAGCAGCCGAAGCAAAACATCAGCAGCATTTGGCTAGGTTTGGTAGGAAGTGA
- the LOC123915286 gene encoding putative F-box/LRR-repeat protein 23 — MSTSITKEVEVQCTTKPNWLQLPIDVTANILFKLDTFEILKSARNVCSLWWKICKDPVMWQTIHMDNFDIVCLPHRRIPGYLAKICRYAVELSCGHLKDIYIYRLATDDLLKYIVDRACNLRCIRLVDCNNVSSQVLIELGMKLPLLEELDISISMFSGYCLPQKLKEFNRLPYEITVTCNYDAFVIAKSMPGLRRLNIGGHPLDNVGLLAILDGCPRLEFLDLRGCFNLKFSENLEKRCHDQIKDLLLPDDLLDNGCWWECWLDYKCEDCR, encoded by the exons ATGTCGACTAGTATTACAAAGGAAGTGGAAGTTCAGTGCACCACAAAGCCAAACTGGCTTCAACTTCCAATAGATGTCACTGCTAACATACTCTTCAAGCTTGATACATTTGAAATACTCAAGAGTGCACGTAATGTGTGTTCTCTTTGGTGGAAAATTTGCAAAGATCCTGTCATGTGGCAAACCATTCACATGGACAATTTCGATATCGTCTGTTTACCACATCGTCGAATTCCTGGTTATTTGGCGAAGATTTGTCGCTATGCTGTTGAACTAAGTTGTGGTCATTTAAAAGACATTTATATTTACAGATTGGCTACGGATGATCTCCTCAAATACATTGTTGATAG GGCATGTAACTTAAGATGCATACGGCTTGTTGATTGCAATAATGTTTCAAGCCAAGTATTGATTGAACTTGGAATGAAGCTTCCATTGTTAGAGGAACTTGACATTTCAATTAGTATGTTTAGTGGATATTGCCTTCCTCAGAAATTGAAGGAATTCAATCGACTGCCATATGAAATCACTGTCACATGTAATTATGACGCGTTTGTGATTGCAAAATCGATGCCTGGATTACGTCGTCTTAATATTGGTGGACATCCTCTTGACAATGTAGGGTTGCTTGCTATTCTTGATGGATGTCCTCGTCTTGAATTTCTTGACCTTAGAGGATGTTTCAATCTTAAGTTTAGTGAAAATTTGGAGAAAAGGTGTCATGATCAGATCAAAGATTTACTACTTCCAGATGATTTATTAGATAATGGTTGTTGGTGGGAATGTTGGTTAGATTACAAATGTGAAGATTGTAGATAG